The following is a genomic window from Bacteroidia bacterium.
TGATCCACAGCAGAGACCCGTCGGGATCATAGAGCGCGATGAAGGCATCCTGCGCTCCCTTACTGTTGAGCGTCTTCGATTCGAATGTGGCGGTTTCGCTGAAGGCACCCACGACGACGCACCCGGCGGCGGACACGGCATTTCTGAATGCGCGGTCGAGCCCCGCTCCCCCGCCCTGTCGCACCCAGAGGAGATTTCCGTGCATGCCGTATTTGGCGAGGAACATATCTGATCCGCCGCGGCTGACGAGGTGCCGTCCGCTGAATTCCGCGGTAGCGCGGAAATATCCGCTGACGTACACGTTGGATTCGGCATCAACCGAAACTCCGATGGCGTAATCGTCTTCCACGCCTCCGGCCCGAACAGCCCACATGACCTCTCCGCTCTGGTCCCGTTTCACGACAACGGCATCGGATTTCCCTGCGCTGCTGACGCTGCGCTTCCCGTAGGATGCGGTATGCTTGAATGCGCCGGCGCTGTAGGTGAATCCGCGCGTATCCACCGCTACGGAGTATATTTCATCGTATCCTTCGCCGCCGCCCTGGCCAGCCCATGTTTCCTCCCCTTCCTCCGGTGGCGGCGCAGCATCGAAGTGGAAGATATAGCTCTTTCCGTGCGGACGGAAGTTCCACTGGCTATCCGAAGACGTCGATCCCCCCGCAACGAACAGACTCCCGTCCGGACGCCATGCGATACCACTCGATCCTGGACCGAGATAGGTGTTGGCCGGAAAAGTGAACACATCTTCGGGCGCATTCACTTTCCCGTTTTCCAGATCAATGGTTATCAGCTGCACTTGCCAGGGGTTACTGTTCGGCACGATAGTGTAGTAATGCGCTGTTTTTCCGTTCTGCGAAACAAATGGCCAACCGGAGTACGGATACGGACTGCCCGGTGCCAACGTGAAGCTGCGCGATACGGGGTCGACAAACATCAATCCGTACTCGGTGTCGCCTGATATGGGTCTGTAGACCGGAAGAGCGTAGCGGCCGTCGGCGAGCAGCATTTGGCTCATGGGATATCCGACCGAACAGTAGGTCTGCCAACCGGGATCATCGGCGATCAGGGCGTCGGAAACAGTCGTGAACGTGCGTGTTGCGGGATCGAAATACTCGACCTGACTGCCCGGCAACGTTTGTCCGGTATTCGTGAGCCCACCGACGACGAGGGCACCTCCGTCCGGTGTTGGAAACACATAGGGCAACGATCGCGGAACGTTTAACGGACCCGTTGCGATGAAGCGGTTTTCCGATGCACGCCAGAGATCCGGCGTCGTCGCCGAAGCGATATCATACCATCCTCCGACCACCAGCGCGTCTCCACTCGTCAGCAACGCACCGAAGGCATTGAGACGATTTTGCAAGGGACGCGGCAGCAGAGATGACTGGCCTGTCATGGCGTCGTATATCTCGGCGGTGGTGTCAGGCGAAGCGGTGCCGACTCTGGCCGAACCGCCCACCAGCATGAATCGCCCGCCGCCGAGAGGAATCACAGCCGCACCATCCCTCGGGCGCTGCAAGGTATGCTGCGCCGCGAAATTGTTCGCTGCCGGATCGTATACCAATACTGCGGCCTGCCCGATAAATCCTTCCCCATGGCCGCCGATCATGACAATCCTCCCATCCCCGAGAACGACTGTAGTCATGCTCATGCGCGCGACGGGCATATCCGGTCCGGGCGTGACGCTGCCGCCGTAATTCTGCGCTTTGAGCGCGAATTGCGGGAGCGCGACGAGGAGACACAGCGACGCCGACAGAATATACAATAGTTTACGATGCAAATAGCAGGTTAAGGAGGCAGAGGGATTATGCATGGCGGGTATCCTCGCAGGTGAGATGCAGGTGCATGGTTGTGGGAAGCGTGAGGCGGCGCGACGCGCAGCGCTCGGGATGAATCTGTTTCCGTACTGCAAAAATATCGAGGACGCGGACACGGCGCAATGTGTGCAACGTCTGCGTCAAACGTTGGCCGCAGCGTGGTATTCCCGTAATACCCGATGGCAGATCAGCCGGCTGAACGTCCCGTAAAGAGTCGCCGCCTGAAACGGATGACGATGATCGTTCCAAGAATCAGCGCCGCCCCGGCCGCAAACAGCGGTAGCAGGACCGCAAGCACTGTCATCACGGTAGAGCTTCCCAACTCCACCGTTGAAAGTATCGGATTCGACAATCCTCCGGAAAGTCCGGTGGAACCGGCGCGCAGCACTGTCGTCCCGGCCTGCACCAGAGCGGCTATACCTCCTCCTCCGATAAGCGCCAGCGACCAGCGCAACAGCGGTGACATGTCGCCGACAACGGATGCCGTTGCCATGATGCCGGCCAGGACCGCGAGCGGCCCCGTTATCGTGTCGAGAAGATTGTCCAGCCAGGGGATGTAGTATGCAGCGATTTCCACCACCGTGGCTGTGCCGAAGGCGATGAGCGCGGGCCAGCTCGCCATCCATGCGAAGCCGTCGCCGAGACCGACATGTCCGGCCATCGAAGCGATACTGATACCCAGCAACGGGACAAAGACTCTGAAACCGCACGCCGCGCTCAGTCCCACGCCGAGGGCAACGCTGAGCAGAATTTCCATGGTCGGGGCATCCGCAAGTCCGGCGACTGTCATCTCCACCCCCTCGCGTTATGGTAGGACTGCGATTTGATAGAGCGATGCTCCGGCATGCTCCGCCGGGACGGCGCCGTCCATACATGCTGCGTCTCCGCGTGCACTGCGGAATCAAAAGCCACGGGTTCCTTTACCTCTGATATCTCCTGATACTCCCCTGTCGGTTGTCCGCCGGAATAAGGGTTTCCGGTCTGTGCCTGCCCCGTACCACCGACACGAAGGCAGACGAGCAACGGGAGCACCACCGGACTGCTACCGCCACCCACCGTGGTTATCGGCAAAATTCCCCGAAGATCAGCCACGTTTGTGCTCGCTCTGCGTGCTTGCCATCGCATAGTCCTATGCCTTTCTTGTTTCCTGATGTCACATCGGTTGGCTGCTTCTTCGCGTCATGCGCCTTGTGCTCTATCGGGGTGGCCCCAGACGATGCAGACCGAATTGCTTCGCCGAGAAGTACTATCCAGTTCCCTCGAATCTAATGAAATCGTGCCGGAAAAACACAGATTTGCCATGTATTCGACATGGATGTCATGAGTGCACGTTGATGGGAGGAACTTGAAACAGGCACTGCGTGTGCGGCGCGAGACGGTAGTGCCGGCGCGGCCAAGTGCTTCATCTTCTGACACGAGCAAGAAAGCATGCAGCCGCCGGGGCTGATGATCCCGGTCGGCTGCTGTGATCTGTCTACGAGTGTTAGTGGTAGTACGGTACGCGCTCGATGCGCATCCCGCAAACGAAAATCTCCTGCTGCTCGACAGCTTCATCGTGTACGGCGAGCAACAGCTTCGTCAGCGTTTCACCGAGAAAGCGGTCCAGATCCCGTGTGAGTACGCGTTCCTCGCGATCGGCGAAGCACTCGCGCAACGCGCTGAGCGAGCGCGCGGCATCGATGATGAGCCGTCGTTCGCGCTCCTGCCCATGCAGGGTGAAGTCGCGCACCCGCAAGGTGCATCCCGCGCCGATGGCTTCGAGGTAACGGGCGACATCCACAAATCGGAGTTCACTGTCCTCAGCTTTCTCCATGT
Proteins encoded in this region:
- a CDS encoding neutral zinc metallopeptidase, which translates into the protein MRWQARRASTNVADLRGILPITTVGGGSSPVVLPLLVCLRVGGTGQAQTGNPYSGGQPTGEYQEISEVKEPVAFDSAVHAETQHVWTAPSRRSMPEHRSIKSQSYHNARGWR
- a CDS encoding T9SS type A sorting domain-containing protein, translated to MHNPSASLTCYLHRKLLYILSASLCLLVALPQFALKAQNYGGSVTPGPDMPVARMSMTTVVLGDGRIVMIGGHGEGFIGQAAVLVYDPAANNFAAQHTLQRPRDGAAVIPLGGGRFMLVGGSARVGTASPDTTAEIYDAMTGQSSLLPRPLQNRLNAFGALLTSGDALVVGGWYDIASATTPDLWRASENRFIATGPLNVPRSLPYVFPTPDGGALVVGGLTNTGQTLPGSQVEYFDPATRTFTTVSDALIADDPGWQTYCSVGYPMSQMLLADGRYALPVYRPISGDTEYGLMFVDPVSRSFTLAPGSPYPYSGWPFVSQNGKTAHYYTIVPNSNPWQVQLITIDLENGKVNAPEDVFTFPANTYLGPGSSGIAWRPDGSLFVAGGSTSSDSQWNFRPHGKSYIFHFDAAPPPEEGEETWAGQGGGEGYDEIYSVAVDTRGFTYSAGAFKHTASYGKRSVSSAGKSDAVVVKRDQSGEVMWAVRAGGVEDDYAIGVSVDAESNVYVSGYFRATAEFSGRHLVSRGGSDMFLAKYGMHGNLLWVRQGGGAGLDRAFRNAVSAAGCVVVGAFSETATFESKTLNSKGAQDAFIALYDPDGSLLWISAAGGDGEDGAGDVSVGTDGGPLVSGLFSSAATFGGPSSGPQTSSASDITFTSKGGKDGFSVQYSADGVPLWGTQLGGPYDDACSSANRDGSGNVYVAVVFQGSADIGPLQLQGKGMQDAAVIKLAPDGQPLWAQSGGGVYIDGGATVMALPEGGCFLAGAFVGAVAFGDQSLVSRGISDGFILRYDEKGVARWSTSLGGSGQDGITCITVDSSGAVYAGGVFQESASIGGRALQSAGEADEFVVKISDIVLVVPAARGGRPQSIRVHCWPNPVVARLDIAVNFPTSGQHRVSLRDALGRELRVFSDGMHGAETLHVQAAVDDLAAGVYLLCVHSGDALSTSRIVVAR
- a CDS encoding DUF4126 domain-containing protein, with the translated sequence MTVAGLADAPTMEILLSVALGVGLSAACGFRVFVPLLGISIASMAGHVGLGDGFAWMASWPALIAFGTATVVEIAAYYIPWLDNLLDTITGPLAVLAGIMATASVVGDMSPLLRWSLALIGGGGIAALVQAGTTVLRAGSTGLSGGLSNPILSTVELGSSTVMTVLAVLLPLFAAGAALILGTIIVIRFRRRLFTGRSAG